The DNA sequence TCCACTTCTGGTTTTGTAATCGGGCTCTTCCTGTTCGATTATTATCAATGGATTCTTTGGACTGTGAGTTGTAGTATTCGCGTTTATCTTCATCCTGAGACTGACGAGCTAGCTTAAGTTGCGTATTAAAGCTTTTGAAAGGTTTCAGAATAGCTGTAAAGTCCACAATGGAATAGGTCTGATCAGCTCCGTTTTCACGTGTTTTCAGATCTTGTACTGGATTAAATGTATCGTATCCAAATACTTGCCCAAAACGAGTGGGATTATCTGGATCCATAATAGGCAAGGTTGGATTTAATTTTATAGCTTGTTGAAATACCTCATATTTAGTATATTCCTCATTAGCTACCCGATAAGAAAAGTTCCCATTTATCTCCAACAAGTTATCCAGTGCTTTTTGCTGAAAGTTAGCACGTATCCCATACTCTTTGCGATCAGAGGCAATATCAATACCTGACTTGGTACGATAGTTACCAGAAATACGAAACACTGAGTTTTCACTACCTCCACCTATAGAAAGAGAATGGTTTTGTCCAAAGTTGTTCTTTCTGATCAAGGCATCATACCAATTGGTACGAGCACCACGATCCTGATCTCTTCCTTTTTCAATAAACTCTTCCGGAGAGAGTATATCTGGTTTGACAGCTACTACATCATGATCAATAAAACTGTCATAACTCACAGATACTTTTCCAGCTTTACCTCTTTTAGTCGTCACCAGAATTACCCCATTAGCACCACGTGAACCATAAATAGCAGCAGCGCCACCATCTTTTAACACGGTAATAGACTCAATATCCTGTTGGGCTATGTTACGTAAATTACCACCAGGCATTCCGTCTATAATAATTAGAGGACCATTACCTGCTTCAAGAGAGGAAGCACCACGCACCTGAATATCAGGGCTTGCATTAGGGTCAGCCGCCGCAGGTGTAGATAGAACTACACCAGGCACTTTGCCATCAATCATTTGTAGGGGACTGTTGAAAGCTCCCGGAACAAAATTTTTGCTTGTTACTGTCACTACTGAACTAGTTAATTCTCTCTTTTCCTGTGTACCGTATCCCACTACGACTACTTCGTTCAGAGAGGTAATATCCGGACTAAGAGAGATGTCAACTGTTGTACGCCCACCAGCAGCAACTTCTTCTGTCAGGTATCCTATAAAGCTAAAAACCAATGTTACATTACCATCTGCTACATTCAATGTATACTTGCCATCAGCATTGGTCACCGTACCTGTTGTAGAACCTTTTACACTTACACTTACCCCTGGTAAAGGATCACCCTTATCTGTTTCTGTAACTGTACCTGATATCGTAACAGCAACACTTTCATTATTTTCCTCTATAGCAGAACGGCTTTCAGAAGAACCACCCTCTTCTACTGGCTTAATAATAATCTGTTGTCCTGATAGCCGATAAGAAAGCTGTAACGGTGTAAGCATATGATCGAGTACATCCATCAACTTTTCATTACGGGCTTTTACAGTTACCTTGCGATCTGCCTGAATCAACTCCGGACTATACAGAAAGCGTACACCTGCTACCTGTTCCAGTTGATCCAGTATCTTTTCCATTTTCTCATTCTGACTGTTCATCGTAATACGTCGATCCAGCAGATTCTGTCCCTGGCCTTCACTAGCCAATGCAATTCCAGCAAAGGCAACAATTGTAAAGACATGTAAAATACTGATTTGCATAATTTTTAAGACGGAATCACATAAGTGTCGTTTGTTTTTCATAATTTTTCGTGCATTTTGTTAGTTCTTAAGAATTGGCAAAAAGAATCCCGTCATCCTCAAAAAGGACGATTGTTTGGCGACATCGGACGGGAAAACTGATGGCCGCTGATGTTGGAAGCATCAGCGGTTTTTAGTGTAGAAGCAGTAGGCTTACATCATAGGCAGTTTTGTAGTTAAATAAGTGAGATAATAACAGGTAAAGTGTTGATTGATTTCATGGTTAATCTATAAATAACTATTACCAACTAGTTACTGACAACCTTGGCTTTGAACCACTATTTGTCCGTCTACAATCTGGTATGTAGAATTAGTTCCTGCACATATCCAATCCAACTTCTGATACAATGACTCATCACTGAGGCGAGCTGTTAATGTACAGGTTGCCATCTTGTCTTTATCATAGACAATCGTTACATGATATGCTTTTTCTAATGTAGAAAATACCTTTGCAATAGGAGTATGTTTAAATGTAAAATTTGGAGGCAATACCAGTGAATCCAGAATCATAGGCTTGTCAATGAGTGTACGTATCAGACGAGCTTCTTTTCTGAAAAAAGTAGCCTGCTGATTGGGTCTTAATAACAAGGCAGTCGTTTTCCCTTCTGGCAAGTTTATAGGAGTAGTTGTATTTTGAAAGACAGATACTTTTCCAGTATGTACACTAACAATTACCAATTTATCGCTTTCATGAGCTTTAATATGAAAACTAGTCCCAAGTACTTTTGTAACCACTTCATTGGCATATACCAAAAAAGGCTTGTTAGGATCTTTGGTAATCTCAAAAAAGGCTTCTCCACTTAATTTAACTTCTCTTTTCTTTTCATCAAATAGAGTACGATAAACCAGACGGCTATCAGGATAGAGTGTAACACGACTGCTATCACTTAGAATGATTACCTTAGGCCTTTTCTCAGTGTTAATAACAACACGTTCTTCCTGACGATCAAAGGTATGTATTGCGTCAAATAATGTTCCTAGTATAGGTTGCTGCCTATTTCCAGATTCATATAGATATAACCACACACTTACCCCAATGAGAAATATAGCAGAAGCTGCAGCAATCCACCATGCTCTACCTATCTGTCTGACAGGTTTTGAATCCGGCTCGGAACGTTGTTCGATAGCGCCCAGCAACTGTGTTACTTTAGTATGCACATATTTTTCTGGTAGGGGTAATTGCTCTCCCCGAATATCCAGCAGCCATTGGCGAGCTGTTGTTATCGTTTCCTGCTGCTCTGGATTCAGATTTATCCACTCTTGCCAGAAAGATTCCGTCTCTGGAGTAGTAAAATATACCCAGGATCGAAAATCTTCGTCTTCGATAAAATCTTCTTCCTTATAAAATTTATAATCCTTCATAAAAAAGGCCAACTTTGTGTACTATCTATTACGATTATCCTTTATGTGAAGGTTTATACTCATGTATTGAAAAAAATTTTTTATTTTTTTTCAATGTAGAAGATATAGCACCAGATTTCTGGATGTCATCAGACGTTATGTCTGATCCAATATAAGATATAGTGATCATTGTATATACAAAACAGGAAAGCTACACATACGTGATATGTGTAGCTATGATAAAAAGAATTTAATAAACTAAATCTTTTGGTTAGAGTATCTTAAAATTCTATAAGATAACAGAAGGTAGCCCACAACATAATAGGCCAGCAATCACGAAGTTTTTTGAGCGAATACTGTAACAGATTAGCAACCGATTGAGGAGCAATTCCCATCATCTGTCCGATTTCTTCGTAACTAAGATTCTCATAATAGCGCAGGTACAAAGCTTCCTGTTGACGTTTGGAAAGCCCTGAAATATGCGTTTGTAGTAAAAGAGAGGTTAACTGCCAATCTTCCTGAGAGATAATCTGGCTTTCAAGAGACTCTTCATTATTATTTATCTGTTCTTCATCCAATGAATAATTCTCCAATGATTTTTTCTGAAGAGACTTAACCAATTGATGTCGCAGGGCTTTCAA is a window from the Xanthocytophaga agilis genome containing:
- a CDS encoding SusC/RagA family TonB-linked outer membrane protein, translated to MQISILHVFTIVAFAGIALASEGQGQNLLDRRITMNSQNEKMEKILDQLEQVAGVRFLYSPELIQADRKVTVKARNEKLMDVLDHMLTPLQLSYRLSGQQIIIKPVEEGGSSESRSAIEENNESVAVTISGTVTETDKGDPLPGVSVSVKGSTTGTVTNADGKYTLNVADGNVTLVFSFIGYLTEEVAAGGRTTVDISLSPDITSLNEVVVVGYGTQEKRELTSSVVTVTSKNFVPGAFNSPLQMIDGKVPGVVLSTPAAADPNASPDIQVRGASSLEAGNGPLIIIDGMPGGNLRNIAQQDIESITVLKDGGAAAIYGSRGANGVILVTTKRGKAGKVSVSYDSFIDHDVVAVKPDILSPEEFIEKGRDQDRGARTNWYDALIRKNNFGQNHSLSIGGGSENSVFRISGNYRTKSGIDIASDRKEYGIRANFQQKALDNLLEINGNFSYRVANEEYTKYEVFQQAIKLNPTLPIMDPDNPTRFGQVFGYDTFNPVQDLKTRENGADQTYSIVDFTAILKPFKSFNTQLKLARQSQDEDKREYYNSQSKESIDNNRTGRARLQNQKWTDWTLEWTGNYFANFGLHDIKVLGGYSYQEFNRKLFWAENANFPSDAFGYNNLDAGKWNLVDGRLGMDSERSKEKVIAFFGRVNYDFNDTYLFSGTLRYEGNTKFGANNKWGLFPAASAAWRLSKLPLFQSVPVINDLKLRASYGVTGRSGFPRYSALAKYTGFGRWQNDEGEWIQVYGPANNPNYNLRWERQNSYNLGLDFTLFNNRLSGNLDLFVRKATDVISNYDAPVPPYLHDQIFTNVASTSAKGIELGITWNAVKTDNFNYTTNLTAFYIKSKLDKFSNGTFNKGFMDRFNLPSPGNPGPAQRLEDNTEVGSFYGYKYAGVDENGNILIWKGGTPGTEAILASAGSSTDKTYLGHGAPHYELTWGNTLSYKGFDLTLYFRGRFDYKILNLYQMYYGLVAEPGVNLLKDAYERNGDIKSGKVMTDYFLEKGDFFKLDNLTLGWSPKIQNKYLSQFRIYATVRNVFTLTKYTGLDPTSVQIAGLEPGIGSLNVYPVTRNFSLGAQITF
- a CDS encoding FecR family protein; the protein is MKDYKFYKEEDFIEDEDFRSWVYFTTPETESFWQEWINLNPEQQETITTARQWLLDIRGEQLPLPEKYVHTKVTQLLGAIEQRSEPDSKPVRQIGRAWWIAAASAIFLIGVSVWLYLYESGNRQQPILGTLFDAIHTFDRQEERVVINTEKRPKVIILSDSSRVTLYPDSRLVYRTLFDEKKREVKLSGEAFFEITKDPNKPFLVYANEVVTKVLGTSFHIKAHESDKLVIVSVHTGKVSVFQNTTTPINLPEGKTTALLLRPNQQATFFRKEARLIRTLIDKPMILDSLVLPPNFTFKHTPIAKVFSTLEKAYHVTIVYDKDKMATCTLTARLSDESLYQKLDWICAGTNSTYQIVDGQIVVQSQGCQ
- a CDS encoding sigma-70 family RNA polymerase sigma factor, producing the protein MSTQPEYFSNEDHIYWMQFRQGDAAALGALAQKYYSTLFHYATRFSKESAFIEDCIQDVLLRLWDRRMYLRETPSVKFYLLKALRHQLVKSLQKKSLENYSLDEEQINNNEESLESQIISQEDWQLTSLLLQTHISGLSKRQQEALYLRYYENLSYEEIGQMMGIAPQSVANLLQYSLKKLRDCWPIMLWATFCYLIEF